The Anabas testudineus chromosome 1, fAnaTes1.2, whole genome shotgun sequence genomic sequence taaatacataaatacaatttatGTACTAAATGTGCACCTCAGCACCATATTTGATTATTATAGATCTTTTTCACAGCTGACATTTTGGCTGGTTATACTAGGAAAAGTGTTATGTATTAGATTAAGACATTTAGTTTTGTCAGTTCCAACATCCTGGTGATATGTTGGCTAACTAGGACATAATTGAACTGGTCATCATGAGTCAAATCTGTTTTACTTTCCGTAGAAGCTTAAAAATTACTGAAATCAAAGGTTATTTCTCTTTATTAGGATTTAAAGTCAACAACATTACTTCTTGTTTGACTTCTAATCCGAGGATCGGGTGAAGAAGATACTGATCATTAAGCCTGATCAGATTAAGTGTAATTAGATCAAAGTGGCCGACACTAGGAGACACACGCACGGGCAAAAGACAAGGACAGGTGAACACAGgtacagacaaacaaactaaGTTTCTAATCTTGTATGTCTTTAGTAAAACCCTTAACTGACTTAATTGATATAGTCCCACCAGTTTAATCGGCCTTGTCACTACCACCACCTTTCCTACTTCCTAATCCTATAGAATTAACCAGGGTCTAAAGTTAAAGCAAGGAACATTTGCTGTGAAGTGTCCATCAGCATGGCAACGACTCAGGTCTATCCCTGTGTTACTCACCAGATGAAGAGGCACCTGCACTCGTCCGTGCCGATCAGAGCATCAGAAAGTCCATCCACTGGCGCGAGGGCCCCGATACAAACTCCAGGAGACACGAGATGCTGAGAGGTTGGTGTGCTGAGGGACAGATGTGACAATAAGATACAATATCTGTGCACTAAAAACGTAGCAAAAAGAGGGTAAATAATGCATCAATTGACGTGTTACCTGCTGTTGTCCAACAAGTTAAACACCTGCAGGGTGGAACCTGTTGCTGAGTGGGACGAGGTAACTACTCTGGACTTGGACACACCTACAACAGCCTGGACGACACCTTCATATAACAGCACTTGTGAGAGGCTGGAGCAAGACAGCATCCTGTGCACATggacaacacacaaacacagagtcttaATTACTAACACAATGTAGATCAGTTCACATGAGAAACTATAAACCACTGAAAAATACCTTGGTTTAACATTTAGCTTAATTCCTACACAGACAATTACCCAGACAGTCTGAATAACTGTTGTATTCACCTCACTTCTCTGATTTCCAACTGGCCCAGAGTTACACACATCAGCTCAGCAGCATCCGGAACAGGAAACACACTGATCACTggctgtaaaaagaaaaacacaaaaatgttattaaacaaacagtaaacatttATGTTTCTATGCTTCTTGGCACACCACTGCCACCAACTGTTATAAGTTGAATTACACAATCCCATCCACCAGACTCTgcataacattttaataataataataataataataataactacaaacaacaacatactttattgatccctttggggaTTTAATATGTTCTCTAACAAGGACAGGACTCAAAACAGGGACAacttgtaaaatgtaaaaatttcTCCATAGTATCAGTAGTGGTTAAAACGTCCACATCATAACAAACACTCACATCATCGAAGGTCCAGGTGTGTATTAAGCTCCAATCAGATGCTGAAACCTGACTCCACAGACACACTACccattttcctgctgctgctacacACAAACTTCCTGAAGATCCAGGCAGACAGCATGCATCTACAAGATAGCTTCCTGCTGGggcctgaacacacacaaacacaaatccacTCAGAAATATGCAACAGATAGCTACAGAtacatatttactttaaaatatttttgactTTAATCTGCCACTGCACATTGAAGCTAAGGATTAATTACTAATTGTAAAACTTCTCACCTTCAATGTGTGTATGCGTCTCAACATTTGTTCCTCTGTAGTGTCTTCTAACTCTTGGTTCACCAGCGCACCTGAGCCCTGTGAATGGATCCCTGAGAGAGTCGGGCAAGCAGGAGGGTCAATCCTAAGACACTGGTCTGTAGAAGATGGGTTCTGACTGGAGGGAGAAGGAAGAGGCAGACTAGAAGGGAGGGCAGTGAAGGATGGACAGGGCGAGAGAACAGGTGGGGAGAGGGCCTGTATGGATGGGCTGTGAGGTGGAGGCAGGGTGAGAGAAGGGACAGAGGGGGATGAAGTCAGCGGGAAGGCAGGGTGGGGGGTTAGTCCTAGGGAGGGTAGTGTGGGGCTGGAGGGGTGAGCAGAGGAAGGCAGGTGTGGGGTTATGAATGGACAAGGTGCTGAAGGCAGAGGAGGACTTATCAACAGCTGAGAGTGGACACTGTGCTGCTCTAGATTTTTAGTTTCCACTGATTTGTCTCTGACAGGACATGCTGAGCATTCAGAAGGTCCCTTTAAATCTTCAGCAGGAGAGTTCACAATCAGATGCTCCACAGCAGAGTCTCCTGGAGCGCCAGTGTCATTACAAGTTTCTACAGCAGCGCAGTTGAAAGGCACCTCCTCAGGTGTTTCTTGTAAAGTCTTAGTAAAAggtttgtgttctgtttggtgtttttctgaCCTCTGCTCTTCCAAAAGATGGACTACATCAACACAAGCTGTCTGTTCATCTGACTGTCCAGGGACATTTACGTTGTCTGTGTTGCCAATTGAACTGTTTAAAACCACAGTTTCATGCTCCTTATATTGACTGACACAGTCAGCAGTGAAATGTTCAACCAGTGGCACAGATTCTGTTGAGCTGGTGTGACTGGGGAGATGTTCAGTGTGCTGCTCTCCAGGGGTTTCTGTGGTGTCTAGGCTGTTAGACCAAACTTCAGCTATGGACTGATTTGCAAGCTTGTGGTCTACTGACAAGTTCTGGAGATCTGCCGACTGCACAGTAGCTTGTTTGTCTTCAGTGAAACAAGGTGAATTTGTAATTTTGGGTGTGAGACTGAGTGGCAGAGGAAGTGGCATCAGTGGGTCACTGCTGCTGGTGTAGAAACTGTTAGAGAGGCGTTTGCTGTTACGTGTGTTGTATGGTGATGTGAAACTTTCTACTTCCGAGTCCATAGCTACTTGGCGAAGTTTGTGTAGCTTCAGGGAGGCAAACTGATCATCAGGGAGATGGAAATCTTGCTGGATGTCAAAGCTCATCAGGTTGCTGAGCAGTGAGCCAAGGGATTGAAACTGGAAAGGATTAAGACAAGTCTGGGCAGTAGGAGAAGAGGGCAAGAGGAGAGACTGAGAACTTGCCAAGCCTGTTggacacaaagtgaaaaaaagacaAGGTGACACGATGCAGAGAGGTAGGGAACATACGTATATTGAGATTTAGAACAACAGTGACTACCTAGTATagtgtgtgcagctgcagtaCAGCTTGATAAAGCTTTTCAAAATCCAAGATTACTATTACACTTCCTGAGTTATGTGGTACACCTACTAAAATGAACACAGTCTCATCCAACAGCCAAGATATTCTATCTGCATTGAGATtctaatgttcagtttttgcttaaacatttttttgtcattttgcatgTTGTAGCATGTAGTGCTGCTGAGATGTCTGGCACTATAGTGAAAGTTGTCACCAATATTTTGTCCACCCTATATGCATCAGATTATGAGCAGAATTACACAAATATATCACTTAAAACTTACTTCTGCTCATCTGTGTACATCTCCTATTCGTGACATTGCTCTTCAGAAAGATTGGATAGACCTTCTCCAGGTGGCCGGATGCAGTGTTGGACTGAGCTTCATTAATCCCTGAAGGAAGCTCGGTAGCTGTTCTATGGTTGGATGCAGGTAGGGGATCTCTAGTTACTGGAACATCTTCTTGTGAAGTAAGACTGGACATTGGTCCATCAGCTGAATCAAGAGACAACAAGGGAGAGACTGGGGTGCTGGTGGGCTGGGGACTATCTGAAATCTGACCAAGGTCTAAGTGGTTGGTGTCCAAACTTGATCGTGGCATCTCAGGTCTTCCTCTGCCCCTACCTCTTTTTCTTCTACTGCCTCTCCTTGGACGAGAAGGGCAGATTGTAGGTGATGCAAAAGCATTTCTATTAGTTTGACTATCAGAGATTTGATTTGAAATCCCACTGCAGGTTTGACTGTTGCTAGTGAATTCAGCAGAAACGTCAGCAGCCTTCACATGTGATGATTTAGGAGGATCTACAGATGCCAGAGAGGAGAAATCTGTCTGAGTCTGTTCACCTGAACGTTCAGCGTTCTGAGTATTCCTGTTCAAACCTCTCCTGCAACCACGGCCCCGGCCCCTGCGATGTCGCCCAATGCTGAGCTGGGAGAGAATGACAGCCTGCATGTCAGGCTGGCTCTGTGAAAATGTCATACGCCTTGTGGTTCGCACGTAGTATTCTGCTGGGAAAAGAAGTCCCTCTACTATAGTACAGGAATCTAGGAGACCTACACTTGttcctttctcttctgtttcaatcttgtcttcttttccttccaTGGTGTTAACCTGcgttttttcattttccatattCTTGGCTTCATTTTGTACAGTGTCTTTATTATTGTTCTCTTCACAAAGCCTTATTTTGCTCTCTCTTCCAATATTCTCACGATCCTCCACTGCCTCCATCGCTTCTATTCTTCCATTCAGTGTGAAATCTTGATGCTTTGCTTCAGCATGTTTAGCAGGGTTCCAACACTTTGAGCGGCAAAGAGATTGACAGCgattctttttttccttcaacaCTCAActcactctctttttccctttgtTCTTGATATCCTTGGATCTCTTTTCCCTCCATATCTCCTGttcctgtgtttgtatttgtattccAGTGTGTAAGTAGCAGAGAGGGAGACTCTGAGGAAGAAAATAGCTCCTCACTTTCATTCACAACATCTTTATTCTCTGATATGATGACCTTCTCTTCTTCTATGCTAGTGGTCTCTATCCTTTCATTCTGCTCCTTTCCTTGCTTACTGTTCTCTGTCATCCTCCCACATTCAGTAGTCCTTCTCTCCCAGCGCAGGCGGCTGCGCCGAGACCTGAGGCGCATCGCAGGGCTAGGCTTGAGACCACTAGTTACATCATTGCTGGGATCTGGGGTTTGTGGACATGTAACATCAGACGGGAGCAGGAACCTGATCCTCTGGTTCCTTTCAGAGCGATCAGAATCAGTTAGACCTGgcaaagcaacacaaaaacattttattctaattaGTACTGTAATCACAAGTGAAACACTGTGTTCTTCTCTGGGTAATGACAATTTCATagaatgttttctgtttaatgcTCGATAGGTTTAGATACAACTCATATGCCAAAATGACGATAGTGGAAGTGACAAATATGCACACAGTTACCATCACAAATTCCAATTTCCAATAAATCTTTCTAAACTAATTCAACTTCAACTTCCCTTCAATTCTATCTCCCaagatgtttctgtgtaaatatTATAGATAACCTTCCCTCTGTGACATGCAGTCAGTCACCAGAACCTGTGTATAAGCAATAAAAGATGTTATAGTATAATTACAATATTCATATATATGTTGCATTTAGGGTTGAAttactgactttttttttataatactaCACTTTGggcataaataaaataaaatagtaatttTAACAGCATATATTCCTACCAAATTATCACAGCATAGTTCATCTATTTTGGAAGAGATGATGTGAATTTTCCAAACTGAATCACCTTCAGTGTGCCCCTGGTCCTGAGGTACATCTGTTCCATTGGTAGTGTTCAGTATGAAAGATGGTGAGTTTCCACAGGGGTTAGATGTCACCTCTTGATCTCTCTGATTCTGCTGTTTCTGATGAGTGATCCTGCTCCTGACATGTCTCCGCACTGCATCCAAACGCTCAGCATGctataaacaaatgaacatatGTATGAACCAAATAGTTTTGTACAATGCCTGTCCCAAAAAAACAGTCACTATCTAGTTCCAGATatccattggataattactgcatggatgattatgtttcagctggaaacttttattttactctgatgcagtgagtagcttctcatttttcaACAACCATGTCTGTTTTGACATGACACATCCTGTGGtgctgtttcagaagggtcaaattattgacatgaatcaagcaaagaaaacatctaaggagattgatgaaactactaaaactgggtcaGGAACTGTCCAGTAGAACAAGATCATGTgttctgatgagtccagatttatcctgttcCACAGTGACaggcgcatcagggtaagaggAGAGGCAGCTGAAGTGATGCATCACCATGcatagtgtctactgtacaagcctatgggggcagtgctatgatcgGGGGTTGCTGCATTTGGAaaggtctaggttcagcaaccttatgtgcccaaagaatgaggtcagctgactacctaataatgctaataataatcctaataattattccatcaatggactTTTCTTTCCGTGATGGCACAGCCATATTCCAAGATGgcaatgtcaggattcatgtGACTCAAATTGAGAGAGAGTGGTTCAGGACACatgattttcacacatggattagCTAccatgcaactctggacaggaataaacattatgcagaagcttatcaaaacgaTGTCCCGataaatgtgtgatgtgaagtTGGtctaacaaaatattagagtgtgactttttttgggcGGGCAGTGCATATTTGGTTTTcgaaaataaagtgaaagacTATATGTCTTACCTGTAGTCTCTGGGCTGTTCTGAGATACTTTCTTTGCAGTAGTTCCAACTTCTTACGAAGCTGAGTGTGGAAAATTTTTACATGTGAGAAGACATAGAGCTAGATTCTTAGCAATACTGAATGAAGTGTGGACAAAAGTAAACAATGGTTTTACCTAATTACAGTTTTGTTGTACTTGTCCTTTTGCCTTtccattttctgcatttctaaTATTATATCAGTACAGTACAAAGGAAATTATTGCtctttttactttactgcaTTTATGTAATAACTTTAAGTTCAGATAAATGTTAATAACAAATAATGATGaattattagtaattaaaaTAACCTTTACTGGACCTTACGAGATAAATCACTCAAACCACCCAGCTGTATATAACGTAATTAACATTagagacaagagaaaaacatattaatgcaCTAATCCACCCTATCCTGAAATGGTCAATCTGTATAATCCGTACTTCTGAATTTATCTACTTAACATCTGTTTGTATTTCTACAGTGTGGTTTTGCTAACTTTACTTtagtaaacatgtaaataacGTTACTTCTTACCTTCTCCTTGTCATCACAGTACAGTGTAGACCTCAGC encodes the following:
- the palb2 gene encoding LOW QUALITY PROTEIN: partner and localizer of BRCA2 (The sequence of the model RefSeq protein was modified relative to this genomic sequence to represent the inferred CDS: substituted 2 bases at 2 genomic stop codons) — its product is MEDNEKDILHCEEQLRSTLYCDDKEKLRKKLELLQRKYLRTAQRLQHAERLDAVRRHVRSRITHQKQQNQRDQEVTSNPCGNSPSFILNTTNGTDVPQDQGHTEGLTDSDRSERNQRIRFLLPSDVTCPQTPDPSNDVTSGLKPSPAMRLRSRRSRLRWERRTTECGRMTENSKQGKEQNERIETTSIEEEKVIISENKDVVNESEELFSSSESPSLLLTHWNTNTNTGTGDMEGKEIQGYQEQREKESELSVEGKKESLSISLPLKVLEPCXTCXSKASRFHTEWKNRSDGGSGGSLCEENNNKDTVQNEAKNMENEKTQVNTMEGKEDKIETEEKGTSVGLLDSCTIVEGLLFPAEYYVRTTRRMTFSQSQPDMQAVILSQLSIGRHRRGRGRGCRRGLNRNTQNAERSGEQTQTDFSSLASVDPPKSSHVKAADVSAEFTSNSQTCSGISNQISDSQTNRNAFASPTICPSRPRRGSRRKRGRGRGRPEMPRSSLDTNHLDLGQISDSPQPTSTPVSPLLSLDSADGPMSSLTSQEDVPVTRDPLPASNHRTATELPSGINEAQSNTASGHLEKVYPIFLKSNVTNRRCTQMSRSLASSQSLLLPSSPTAQTCLNPFQFQSLGSLLSNLMSFDIQQDFHLPDDQFASLKLHKLRQVAMDSEVESFTSPYNTRNSKRLSNSFYTSSSDPLMPLPLPLSLTPKITNSPCFTEDKQATVQSADLQNLSVDHKLANQSIAEVWSNSLDTTETPGEQHTEHLPSHTSSTESVPLVEHFTADCVSQYKEHETVVLNSSIGNTDNVNVPGQSDEQTACVDVVHLLEEQRSEKHQTEHKPFTKTLQETPEEVPFNCAAVETCNDTGAPGDSAVEHLIVNSPAEDLKGPSECSACPVRDKSVETKNLEQHSVHSQLLISPPLPSAPCPFITPHLPSSAHPSSPTLPSLGLTPHPAFPLTSSPSVPSLTLPPPHSPSIQALSPPVLSPCPSFTALPSSLPLPSPSSQNPSSTDQCLRIDPPACPTLSGIHSQGSGALVNQELEDTTEEQMLRRIHTLKAPAGSYLVDACCLPGSSGSLCVAAAGKWVVCLWSQVSASDWSLIHTWTFDDPVISVFPVPDAAELMCVTLGQLEIREVRMLSCSSLSQVLLYEGVVQAVVGVSKSRVVTSSHSATGSTLQVFNLLDNSSTPTSQHLVSPGVCIGALAPVDGLSDALIGTDECRCLFIWNLKTGQLLQRVVFTDDLSHTACLRGYSYCGVLFVLLQHQLLSSLEEAEYEAKLKDQMFSEEEKEVEKKRTAFFSLVAVNPLSGKSVLATKLYPPEAWSGRLCEADVNSSSVVGLSQSGCVCVWELERQRDPKMLWAPESEGWQLARWGGQDVLVTGHHNGDVTLHCYNQKSLCH